The following are encoded in a window of Chloroflexota bacterium genomic DNA:
- a CDS encoding ABC transporter ATP-binding protein, producing the protein MIASAPSVDAPRALSDWAIASRLWAYLRGSRLDYAIAAAVTAGNSAVMITRPWLLHVLIDDVFGKQDRGLLIPTLLGIAGCGVGLGIAAVFGHWAHTRAAEGAMSRMRQDILRQAQRIPIGALRGRRTGDIVSHLTADAAVISTVYLHAGSVLFAQALRMPGYLVIMFAIDWRLGLIAVATLPIHALMATRVRGRTQAAGARVQGAMGRLTAVMTELVGGARDVKAFNRQGWAGERLDTETRGLWRARVRVALLESLGQMSHLAYWAALIAIWALLADAVVAGTVAVGFLVASGQYLLQVGGPVRNTLNDFVQIQVVLGTARRVFGFLDTPRELDDAADRALDVSGGELEVENVEFSYGDDDVLHRVTFGASPGERVALVGPSGAGKSTLISLLLKFYQPRAGQIAIDGQDIRQASATSVRQGIGVVFQDATLFDGSVSQNISLGRETVTEADIRRAAVLANADDFITALEHGYDTNIGERGVRLSGGQVQRIAIARAIVGDPRILILDEATSSLDAESEWLVQQGLERASAGRTTLVIAHRLATVRQADRIVFLDDGRVRDAGRHDELYERNDHYRRLCDLQLLRGEASSPA; encoded by the coding sequence GTGATCGCCTCGGCGCCGAGCGTGGACGCGCCGCGAGCGTTGTCCGATTGGGCGATCGCCTCACGCCTGTGGGCGTATCTGCGCGGGTCGCGTCTCGACTACGCGATTGCCGCGGCGGTGACCGCGGGGAATTCCGCCGTGATGATCACGCGCCCCTGGCTGCTGCACGTCCTCATCGATGACGTGTTCGGTAAGCAAGACCGCGGCCTGCTGATCCCCACGCTGCTCGGGATCGCCGGCTGCGGCGTCGGACTCGGAATCGCCGCCGTATTCGGGCATTGGGCCCACACGCGGGCGGCCGAGGGCGCGATGTCACGCATGCGCCAAGACATCCTGCGACAGGCGCAGCGCATTCCCATCGGCGCTCTCCGCGGGCGACGGACGGGCGACATCGTGTCGCACCTCACGGCCGACGCGGCCGTGATCTCCACCGTCTACCTGCACGCCGGATCGGTGCTGTTCGCGCAGGCGCTGCGGATGCCCGGGTACCTGGTCATCATGTTCGCCATCGACTGGCGGCTCGGGCTGATCGCCGTGGCGACGCTGCCGATTCACGCGCTGATGGCGACCCGCGTCAGGGGACGGACGCAGGCAGCCGGCGCGCGGGTGCAGGGTGCGATGGGGCGTCTCACGGCGGTGATGACGGAGTTGGTTGGCGGCGCCCGCGACGTGAAGGCCTTCAACCGGCAAGGGTGGGCGGGCGAACGGCTCGATACCGAGACCCGTGGTTTGTGGCGGGCGCGCGTTCGGGTGGCGCTGCTCGAGAGCCTGGGGCAGATGTCGCACCTGGCCTACTGGGCGGCGTTGATCGCGATCTGGGCGTTGCTGGCCGACGCGGTCGTGGCCGGAACGGTGGCGGTCGGCTTCCTGGTGGCCTCGGGGCAATACCTGCTGCAAGTCGGAGGACCGGTGAGAAATACGTTGAACGACTTCGTCCAAATCCAGGTTGTGCTCGGCACCGCTCGCCGGGTGTTCGGATTCCTGGACACCCCGCGAGAGCTCGACGATGCGGCCGACCGCGCATTGGATGTGTCGGGAGGAGAACTCGAGGTCGAGAATGTCGAGTTTTCCTACGGCGACGACGACGTGCTACACCGGGTGACGTTCGGCGCCTCGCCCGGTGAGCGGGTGGCCCTGGTCGGACCGAGCGGCGCCGGCAAATCCACGCTCATCAGCCTGTTGCTCAAGTTCTACCAGCCGCGCGCGGGCCAAATTGCCATCGACGGGCAGGACATCAGGCAGGCCAGCGCGACGTCGGTGCGCCAGGGCATCGGCGTGGTGTTTCAGGACGCCACGCTGTTCGACGGCTCGGTGTCGCAGAACATTTCGCTCGGTCGCGAGACCGTTACCGAGGCCGATATCCGCCGGGCCGCGGTGCTGGCCAACGCCGACGATTTCATCACCGCCCTGGAGCACGGCTACGACACCAACATCGGCGAGCGCGGGGTGCGGCTGTCGGGCGGACAGGTGCAGCGCATCGCCATTGCTCGGGCCATCGTGGGCGACCCGCGGATCTTGATCCTGGATGAGGCCACCTCGTCGCTCGACGCCGAGTCCGAGTGGCTGGTGCAGCAGGGTCTGGAGCGGGCGTCCGCCGGGCGCACCACGCTCGTGATCGCGCACCGGCTCGCCACGGTGCGTCAAGCCGACCGCATCGTCTTCCTCGACGACGGGCGCGTGCGGGACGCCGGGCGGCACGATGAGCTCTACGAGCGCAACGACCACTACCGCCGGCTGTGCGACCTCCAGCTGCTTCGCGGTGAAGCGTCGAGTCCGGCCTAG
- a CDS encoding ABC transporter ATP-binding protein has translation MSQQPVNVLRTARRMASYLRPHWRAQVGAVLASLVTVGAELPTPLLIKALVDDVAIGGDLSLLPPLLIAIGALAIAGSAGYVAANYLFTSAGEQAANVLRRALMDQVLRLPLAYFRGHRTGDTVTHFTADSAAIAEAYERAYGRGLSAAISVLGIVIVVAVIDWRFGVLAAVLVPVYMLLPRLRQGHHVRSAQRVQNATGELGGLATELIAGMRDIRAFNRQAWSLERLRRLLRELRDARVYQGFVRGWTWVTTTIFWIAYASIFLVLAEPIFGGEVTIGFALALAGYLSWLNREVTPMTMAYVDLLHAVGAARRLFDFLDTPAEDDAGDGKPLTATRGDVEFRGVSAAYMPGTPVLTDVSFRVPGGSTTAIVGPSGAGKSTVVNLLLRFLQPSAGEIRLDGQEIGAASATETRRHVGVVFQDPVLFHGSIAENIRFGRDGIGQREGAQAAATAAATDFIEATRDGFGTQVGERGLRLSGGQAQRIAIARAIAGDPRVLVLDEATSALDAEAEHLVLRGLERAREGRTTLVIAHRLSTVHQADQVVVLDEGRVLDVGRHGELYARCGLYRELCDRQMQPITEARADIVSRAYTP, from the coding sequence ATGAGCCAGCAGCCTGTGAACGTGCTTCGCACGGCTCGCCGCATGGCGTCCTATCTGCGCCCGCACTGGCGAGCGCAGGTGGGCGCCGTGCTGGCCTCGCTGGTGACCGTCGGCGCGGAGCTGCCGACGCCGCTGCTCATCAAGGCCCTGGTTGACGACGTCGCCATCGGCGGCGACCTGAGCCTGCTGCCGCCGCTGCTCATCGCCATCGGCGCGCTGGCCATTGCGGGGTCGGCTGGCTACGTCGCCGCCAACTACCTCTTCACGAGCGCGGGCGAGCAGGCCGCCAACGTCCTGCGTCGCGCGCTGATGGACCAGGTGCTGCGCCTGCCGCTGGCCTACTTTCGAGGGCATCGCACGGGCGACACGGTGACCCACTTCACCGCCGACTCGGCCGCCATCGCCGAGGCCTACGAGCGCGCCTATGGCCGAGGACTTTCCGCCGCCATTTCGGTGCTCGGGATCGTCATCGTCGTGGCGGTGATCGACTGGCGCTTCGGGGTGCTCGCCGCGGTGCTGGTGCCCGTGTACATGCTGCTGCCGCGGCTCCGCCAGGGGCACCACGTGCGCTCGGCGCAGCGCGTCCAAAACGCCACCGGCGAGCTGGGCGGCCTGGCCACCGAACTGATCGCCGGCATGCGCGACATCCGCGCCTTCAATCGCCAGGCGTGGTCGCTGGAACGCCTGCGGCGACTGCTCCGTGAGTTGCGCGATGCGCGCGTGTATCAGGGATTCGTCCGCGGCTGGACCTGGGTGACCACGACCATCTTCTGGATCGCCTATGCCTCGATCTTCCTCGTGCTGGCGGAGCCGATCTTCGGCGGCGAGGTGACGATCGGATTTGCGCTGGCCCTGGCGGGGTATCTCTCATGGCTCAACCGAGAGGTGACCCCGATGACCATGGCGTACGTCGACCTCTTGCACGCGGTCGGCGCCGCGCGGCGACTCTTCGATTTTCTGGACACGCCGGCGGAGGACGACGCCGGCGACGGCAAGCCGTTGACCGCGACCCGCGGCGATGTCGAGTTTCGCGGCGTCAGCGCGGCATACATGCCCGGGACGCCGGTGCTGACGGACGTGTCGTTTCGGGTTCCGGGCGGCTCGACGACGGCGATCGTGGGCCCGAGCGGCGCCGGAAAGTCGACCGTCGTCAACCTGCTGCTGCGGTTCCTCCAGCCAAGCGCCGGTGAAATTCGGCTTGACGGGCAGGAAATTGGCGCCGCAAGCGCGACGGAGACGCGTCGGCACGTGGGCGTCGTGTTCCAGGATCCGGTGCTCTTTCACGGGTCCATTGCCGAGAACATCAGGTTCGGACGCGATGGCATCGGCCAGCGCGAGGGTGCCCAGGCGGCCGCCACCGCCGCCGCGACCGACTTCATCGAGGCCACGCGCGACGGATTCGGCACCCAGGTCGGTGAGCGGGGTCTCCGCCTGTCCGGCGGCCAGGCCCAGCGCATCGCCATTGCGCGCGCCATCGCCGGCGATCCGCGCGTACTGGTGCTCGACGAAGCCACGTCTGCGCTCGACGCCGAAGCCGAGCACCTGGTGTTGCGGGGCCTGGAACGCGCGCGCGAGGGCCGCACGACGCTGGTGATCGCCCACCGGCTGTCCACGGTGCACCAGGCGGACCAGGTCGTCGTGCTCGACGAAGGCCGCGTGCTGGACGTCGGACGGCACGGCGAGCTCTATGCCCGCTGCGGCCTCTACCGCGAGCTGTGCGACCGGCAGATGCAACCGATCACCGAGGCGCGGGCGGATATCGTTAGCAGGGCGTACACGCCGTGA